The following proteins are co-located in the Vidua macroura isolate BioBank_ID:100142 chromosome 37, ASM2450914v1, whole genome shotgun sequence genome:
- the LOC128821259 gene encoding zinc finger protein 239-like, translated as MERPLCPSGEASSRCRTTLNVLQGSSVDFSFPGCGQMEEDEEEEKPRRSCTESGCKPSPGSCGEERAPLSQEGGRRSSQSSELVEKAHGREKPHKCLECGQGFSRSSHLIQHQVIHTGERPYECGECGKRFSWTSSLIRHQRIHTGKRPYKCGECGKSFRDSSDLNRHQRIHTGEKLYGCVECGKSFTVSSGLIQHQRIHTGERPYECGECGQGFSRNSHLIQHQRIHTGEKPYECGKCGKSFRQYSSLIQHQVIHTGERPYICFECGKSFGWSSELRTHQRIHTGERPYECPQCGKRFQRSSDLLLHERIHTEERPFRCPDCGKGFKHNSSLTIHRRIHSGERPYECGECGKSFSMSSTLTQHQRRHH; from the coding sequence gatttttcatttccaggGTGTGGCCAGatggaggaggatgaggaggaggaaaagccccGGAGATCCTGCACAGAGAGTGgctgcaaacccagcccagggagtTGCGGGGAGGAAAGAGCCCCCCTGAGCCAGGAAGGCGGCCGGAGATCcagccagagctcagagctggtggAGAAGGCTCATGGCAGGGAGAAGCCACACAAGTGCTTGGAATGTGGGCAGGGTTTCAGCCGGAGCTCCCACCTGATCCAGCACCAGGTGATCCACACTGGAGAACGGCCCTatgagtgtggggaatgtgggaagcgTTTCAGCTGGACCTCCAGCCTGATCCGGCACCAGAGGATCCACACTGGGAAACGGCCCTACAAGTGTGgagagtgtgggaagagcttcagagaCAGCTCTGACCTGAACCGGCACCAgaggatccacactggggaaaagcTCTATGGGTGTgtggagtgtgggaagagcttcacaGTCAGCTCTGGACTGATCCAGCACCAaaggatccacactggggaacgGCCCTatgagtgtggggagtgtgggcAGGGTTTCAGCCGGAACTCCCACCTGATCCAGCACCAgaggatccacactggggaaaagccctacgagtgtgggaaatgtgggaagagcttcaggcaGTACTCTAGCCTGATCCAGCACCAGgtgatccacactggggaacgGCCCTACATCTGCTTtgaatgtgggaagagctttggTTGGAGCTCTGAACTGAGAACCCACCAgcgcatccacactggggagaggccctatgagtgtccccagtgtgggaagaggttTCAAAGGAGCTCCGATCTCCTCCTACATGAGCGGATTCACAcagaggagaggcccttccgctgccctgactgtgggaagggcttcaagcacaACTCTAGCCTCACCATCCACCGGCGCATCCACAgtggggagaggccctacgagtgtggggagtgtgggaagagcttctccatGAGCTCAACCTTAACCCAACACCAACGGAGGCACCACTAA